The Saccopteryx leptura isolate mSacLep1 chromosome 2, mSacLep1_pri_phased_curated, whole genome shotgun sequence genome has a window encoding:
- the SCHIP1 gene encoding schwannomin-interacting protein 1 isoform X2 — protein sequence MNLDGDGMDDIISQESPLDMEGNYKKAQKNERESIRQKLALGSFFDDGPGIYTSCSKSGKPSLSSRLQSGMNLQICFVNDSGSDKDSDADDSKTETSLDTPLSPMSKQSSSYSDRDTTEEESESLDDMDFLTRQKKLQAEAKMALAMAKPMARMQVEVEKQNRKKSPVADLLPHMPHISECLMKRNLKPADLRDMTVGQLQVIVNDLHSQIESLNEELVQLLLIRDELHTEQDAMLVDIEDLTRHAESQQKHMAEKMPAK from the exons gcacagaaaaatgagagagaatcTATTCGACAGAAGTTGGCACTCGGGAGCTTCTTTGATGATGGCCCAGGCATTTATACCAGCTGTAGCAAAAGTGGGAAGCCAAGCCTTTCCTCTCG CTTGCAGAGTGGGATGAACCTGCAGATTTGCTTTGTCAACGACAGCGGCAGTGATAAGGACAGCGATGCGGATGACAGTAAGACTGAAACCAGTCTGGACACCCCCTTGTCACCCATG AGCAAACAGAGTTCCTCCTATTCCGATAGAGACACTACTGAAGAGGAATCTGAATCCCTAGATGACATGGACTTCCTCACAAGACAAAAGAAATTACAGGCTGAAGCCAAGATGGCCCTCGCCATGGCCAAACCCATGGCCAGAATGCAAGTAGAAGTGGAAAAACAGAACAGGAAAAAGTCTCCCGTCGCTGATCTC CTGCCACACATGCCTCATATCAGTGAGTGCTTGATGAAGAGAAATCTGAAGCCCGCCGACCTGAGAGACATGACTGTTGGGCAGCTGCAGGTGATAGTCAATGACCTCCACTCGCAGATAGAAA GCTTGAATGAAGAGTTGGTCCAGTTGCTTCTCATCCGAGACGAGCTGCACACAGAACAAGATGCCATGCTGGTGGACATTGAAGACTTGACCAG acaTGCCGAGAGTCAGCAGAAACACATGGCAGAAAAGATGCCTGCAAAGTGA
- the SCHIP1 gene encoding schwannomin-interacting protein 1 isoform X3, with protein MVHQENCSYQAQKNERESIRQKLALGSFFDDGPGIYTSCSKSGKPSLSSRLQSGMNLQICFVNDSGSDKDSDADDSKTETSLDTPLSPMSKQSSSYSDRDTTEEESESLDDMDFLTRQKKLQAEAKMALAMAKPMARMQVEVEKQNRKKSPVADLLPHMPHISECLMKRNLKPADLRDMTVGQLQVIVNDLHSQIESLNEELVQLLLIRDELHTEQDAMLVDIEDLTRHAESQQKHMAEKMPAK; from the exons gcacagaaaaatgagagagaatcTATTCGACAGAAGTTGGCACTCGGGAGCTTCTTTGATGATGGCCCAGGCATTTATACCAGCTGTAGCAAAAGTGGGAAGCCAAGCCTTTCCTCTCG CTTGCAGAGTGGGATGAACCTGCAGATTTGCTTTGTCAACGACAGCGGCAGTGATAAGGACAGCGATGCGGATGACAGTAAGACTGAAACCAGTCTGGACACCCCCTTGTCACCCATG AGCAAACAGAGTTCCTCCTATTCCGATAGAGACACTACTGAAGAGGAATCTGAATCCCTAGATGACATGGACTTCCTCACAAGACAAAAGAAATTACAGGCTGAAGCCAAGATGGCCCTCGCCATGGCCAAACCCATGGCCAGAATGCAAGTAGAAGTGGAAAAACAGAACAGGAAAAAGTCTCCCGTCGCTGATCTC CTGCCACACATGCCTCATATCAGTGAGTGCTTGATGAAGAGAAATCTGAAGCCCGCCGACCTGAGAGACATGACTGTTGGGCAGCTGCAGGTGATAGTCAATGACCTCCACTCGCAGATAGAAA GCTTGAATGAAGAGTTGGTCCAGTTGCTTCTCATCCGAGACGAGCTGCACACAGAACAAGATGCCATGCTGGTGGACATTGAAGACTTGACCAG acaTGCCGAGAGTCAGCAGAAACACATGGCAGAAAAGATGCCTGCAAAGTGA